In Pochonia chlamydosporia 170 chromosome Unknown PCv3seq00009, whole genome shotgun sequence, a genomic segment contains:
- a CDS encoding zinc finger protein 1 (similar to Beauveria bassiana ARSEF 2860 XP_008595360.1) produces the protein MFNVWADLTSIQRIVDAASITLRPPTCIRGTNKENLMRSRDGFVPWNLGSRGELGDVTVGLLKESPTFFFIQEKGPIDRCCVVLCQSAIFLVAGGSGFNFQSRGVSIPAQFIQLLHPQSRLNSSSGSSLPCVRRIQGRIAFEAGRAGRCICTLCLIDQHQHRTTIGSRSLGPHPQSRMKRNTHNRSTRDRSSSSSAETDETEPSSSLAVIPAAGKPQPTTRRGHFKSRLGCFNCKRRRVKCNELRPSCSPCRRLGLFCDYPSAFSAAGPVRANPSALSLQDLQFYHRFLTTAFPTLPLRADKVWAKCASECLAHAVLGLGASHLTQHGEVDYTSQALNHRVTAIKLVNEQFINPPKDADTADALFAAIICLATQTSLLPDGMVEYLTITRGGALIWAFVIPGHKESLFSSFTNESHDEALSQVVSEEPKDFEIPDEFLASVMRVNNYRGTARLIPSRYVATVYHGTTQLANSVRSAWKAHADLWRAHCYFDNDTFSAFVHQENYPAQLLIVHMFLLDYVLGPFCTSSKEEFKFPARKQVIISWARNLLKRLPPEFKIYGNWIEKYCYTLESSNGRSLLTP, from the exons atgttcaatgtctgggCGGATTTGACATCAATTCAACGCATCGTTGATGCCGCCAGTATCACCCTGCGACCCCCTACTTGTATACGGGGCACTAATAAGGAGAACCTCATGAGAAGTCGTGATGGCTTCGTTCCTTGGAATCTCGGGTCGAGGGGTGAATTGGGCGATGTGACTGTCGGGCTACTGAAAGAATC TCCTACTTTCTTCTTTATTCAAGAAAAAGGGCCAATTGATCGTTGTTGTGTTGTGCTATGTCAGTCCGCGATCTTTCTTGTCGCCGGCGGCTCTGGATTCAATTTCCAGTCACGTGGGGTCA GCATACCAGCTCAATTCATCCAGCTACTGCATCCTCAGTCACGTTTGAACTCGAGCTCCGGGTCCTCGCTCCCCTGTGTACGGAGGATACAGGGACGCATTGCCTTCGAGGCTGGGAGGGCTGGAAGATGCATATGCACGCTTTGCTTGATtgaccagcaccaacatcgGACCACCATCGGATCCCGATCCCTGGGGCCACACCCACAGTCCAGGATGAAGCGGAATACCCATAATAGAAGCACCCGAGACAggtcctcatcttcgtcagcTGAGACAGATGAGACGGAGCCAAGTAGCAGCTTAGCGGTAATCCCGGCTGCAGGCAAACCGCAGCCAACAACTCGACGAGGGCACTTCAAATCGCGACTGGGCTGCTTCAATTGCAAGAGACGAAGGGTAAAGTGCAACGAGCTTCGACCATCATGCTCACCGTGTCGTCGATTGGGTCTTTTCTGCGATTACCCGTCTGCCTTTTCAGCAGCAGGGCCAGTCCGCGCCAATCCCTCGGCGTTGTCGTTGCAAGACCTACAATTTTACCATCGCTTTCTCACCACGGCATTTCCGACGTTGCCCTTGCGTGCAGACAAGGTCTGGGCAAAATGTGCC TCTGAATGCCTGGCGCATGCAGTTCTAGGTCTCGGAGCATCTCATCTCACACAGCATGGTGAAGTCGACTACACATCTCAAGCTCTCAACCACCGAGTCACTGCCATAAAGCTAGTAAATGAGCAATTTATCAACCCTCCAAAGGACGCAGACACCGCAGATGCATTGTTTGCTGCTATTATTTGCCTGGCCACCCAAACGTCACTCTTGCCCGATGGCATGGTTGAATATCTGACCATAACCAGGGGTGGCGCTTTGATTTGGGCATTCGTTATTCCTGGCCATAAAGAATCgctcttctcctcttttACCAACGAAAGCCACGACGAGGCTCTGTCACAGGTTGTGAGCGAGGAGCCCAAGGATTTCGAAATACCTGATGAGTTCCTGGCGTCGGTGATGCGTGTGAA CAACTATCGAGGGACTGCGCGTCTCATCCCTTCAAGGTACGTTGCCACTGTCTATCATGGTACGACACAGCTTGCTAATTCGGTCCGTTCAGCGTGGAAAGCGCATGCTGACCTGTGGAGGGCGCACTGCTACTTTGACAACGACACCTTTTCGGCATTTGTTCACCAGGAAAACTACCCGGCTCAGCTGCTTATCGTCCATATGTTCCTGCTGGACTACGTCCTCGGTCCGTTTTGTACGTCCAGCAAAGAGGAATTCAAGTTTCCCGCGAGGAAGCAGGTGATAATATCCTGGGCGAGAAACTTACTGAAACGATTGCCTCCTGAATTCAAAATATATGGTAATTGGATTGAGAAATACTGCTATACGCTCGAGAGCAGTAATGGGCGCAGCCTGCTTACACCCTGA